The Lonsdalea populi genome window below encodes:
- the prlC gene encoding oligopeptidase A, protein MTNPLLTPFTLPPFSQIKTDDIVPAIQSALDDCRKTVEHVVAQPGPFTWENLCQPLAESDDRLERIFSPIGHLNAVLNSPELRAAYEQCLPLLSEYGTWVGQHPGLYRAYRNLRDGEHFTSLDTAQQKAVENSLIGFELSGIALPAEQQKRYGEISARLSELSSIYSNNVLDATMGWTKLITDINALSGLPESALAAAKAQAEAKEQEGWLLTLDMPSYLPVMTYCSNAALREEMYRAYATRASDQGPNAGKWDNTEVMAEKIALRHEQAQLLGYPSYADKSLVTKMAENPQQVLAFLTDLAKRARPQAEQELAELRAFAKQHYGVDELNPWDVSYYSELQKQHLFSISDEQLRPYFPEERVLNGLFEVVNRIYGITAKERKDVDVWHPEVRFFDLFDESGEPRGSFYLDLYARENKRGGAWMNDCVGRMRLANGELQKPVAYLTCNFNRPVNGKPALFTHDEVTTLFHEFGHGLHHMLTLVDAAGVSGISGVPWDAVELPSQFMENWCWEPDALAFISGHYETGEPLPKEMLDKMLAAKNYQAALFILRQLEFGLFDFRLHTEFDPAKGAQILPTLADVKAQVAVMQSPSWNRFPHAFSHVFAGGYAAGYYSYLWADVLAADAFSRFEEEGIFNRTTGQSFLDNILSRGGSEEPMELFKRFRGREPKLDAMLKHYGIKG, encoded by the coding sequence ATGACAAATCCATTACTTACCCCTTTCACCCTGCCCCCGTTTTCCCAAATCAAAACCGACGACATCGTTCCCGCCATTCAGAGCGCGCTGGACGACTGTCGCAAAACGGTGGAGCACGTTGTGGCGCAGCCAGGTCCGTTCACCTGGGAAAATCTTTGTCAGCCGCTGGCGGAAAGCGACGATCGGCTGGAGCGCATCTTCTCCCCTATCGGCCATCTGAACGCGGTACTAAATAGCCCTGAGCTTCGCGCCGCCTACGAGCAGTGCCTGCCGCTGCTGTCCGAGTACGGCACCTGGGTAGGGCAGCACCCCGGCCTGTATCGCGCCTATCGCAACCTGCGCGACGGCGAACATTTCACCTCCCTGGACACGGCGCAGCAAAAAGCCGTGGAAAATTCGCTGATCGGCTTCGAACTGTCGGGGATCGCGCTGCCCGCTGAGCAGCAGAAACGCTACGGCGAGATCTCCGCGCGGCTCTCGGAATTGAGTTCGATCTACAGCAACAACGTGCTGGACGCCACGATGGGGTGGACCAAGCTGATAACAGACATCAATGCGCTGTCCGGTCTGCCGGAAAGCGCGCTGGCGGCCGCCAAAGCGCAGGCCGAAGCCAAAGAGCAAGAGGGCTGGCTGCTGACGCTCGACATGCCGAGCTACCTGCCGGTTATGACCTACTGCTCGAACGCGGCGCTGCGCGAAGAGATGTACCGCGCCTATGCCACCCGCGCCTCCGATCAGGGGCCGAACGCCGGTAAGTGGGACAATACCGAGGTAATGGCCGAGAAAATAGCGCTCCGTCACGAACAGGCGCAGTTGCTCGGCTACCCCAGCTATGCGGACAAATCGCTGGTCACCAAAATGGCGGAAAATCCGCAGCAGGTGCTGGCATTCCTGACCGATCTGGCTAAACGCGCACGTCCGCAGGCCGAGCAGGAACTGGCCGAACTGCGCGCCTTCGCCAAGCAGCACTATGGCGTGGATGAGCTGAACCCGTGGGACGTCAGCTACTACAGCGAGCTGCAGAAACAACACCTGTTTTCCATCAGCGACGAGCAGTTGCGCCCGTATTTCCCAGAAGAGCGTGTGCTGAACGGTCTGTTCGAAGTCGTCAACCGGATCTACGGCATCACGGCGAAAGAGCGCAAAGACGTCGATGTCTGGCACCCTGAAGTCCGTTTCTTCGACCTGTTCGATGAGAGCGGCGAGCCGCGCGGCAGCTTCTACCTCGATCTGTACGCGCGCGAAAACAAACGCGGCGGCGCCTGGATGAACGACTGCGTCGGCCGTATGCGCCTCGCCAACGGCGAGCTGCAGAAGCCGGTCGCCTACCTGACCTGTAACTTCAACCGCCCGGTCAACGGCAAACCTGCGCTGTTCACGCATGATGAAGTGACAACGCTGTTCCACGAATTCGGCCACGGCCTGCACCACATGCTGACGCTGGTCGACGCCGCCGGCGTTTCCGGCATCAGCGGGGTGCCGTGGGATGCCGTCGAGCTGCCGAGCCAGTTTATGGAAAACTGGTGCTGGGAGCCGGACGCGCTGGCGTTTATCTCCGGTCACTACGAAACCGGCGAACCGCTGCCGAAGGAAATGCTGGATAAAATGCTGGCGGCCAAGAACTATCAGGCGGCGCTGTTCATCCTGCGTCAGCTGGAGTTCGGCCTGTTCGACTTCCGCCTGCATACCGAATTTGACCCGGCGAAGGGCGCGCAGATCCTGCCGACGCTGGCCGACGTCAAGGCTCAAGTCGCCGTTATGCAAAGCCCGAGCTGGAACCGTTTCCCGCACGCCTTCAGCCACGTCTTCGCCGGCGGCTATGCGGCAGGCTATTACAGCTACCTGTGGGCGGACGTGCTGGCGGCCGACGCCTTCTCTCGCTTTGAAGAGGAAGGTATTTTCAACCGCACCACCGGCCAGTCGTTCCTCGACAACATCCTGTCTCGCGGGGGTTCCGAAGAGCCGATGGAGCTGTTCAAACGCTTCCGCGGCCGTGAGCCGAAGCTGGACGCCATGCTGAAACACTACGGCATCAAGGGATGA
- a CDS encoding GH32 C-terminal domain-containing protein: MLERNYPEYGLSGYRSAPLPAQSVLSLRIFIDRSSIEVFVGEGECCLSSRIYPQPDGRALRLFADHGRAHLAGGDSWSLLRA, translated from the coding sequence GTGCTGGAGCGCAATTACCCTGAATATGGCCTGAGCGGCTATCGCAGCGCGCCGTTGCCGGCGCAATCGGTGTTATCGCTGCGCATATTTATTGACCGCTCCTCGATTGAAGTGTTTGTCGGAGAGGGCGAATGTTGCCTGAGTTCGCGCATTTATCCGCAGCCAGATGGGCGGGCGCTGAGACTGTTCGCCGATCATGGTCGTGCGCATCTCGCGGGGGGAGACAGCTGGTCTCTGCTGAGGGCGTAA
- a CDS encoding 23S rRNA (adenine(2030)-N(6))-methyltransferase RlmJ: MLSYRHSFHAGNHADVLKHTVQSLILSALAEKDKPFLYLDTHAGAGRYKLQSEHAERTAEYQAGIARIWQRDDVPAELDAYMQVVRNYNPQGQLRYYPGSPLIARHLMRDHDRLNLSELHPSDYPLLRQEFQRDNRARVVREDGYQQLKAQLPPPSRRGLVLIDPPYELKSDYQAVVKGIHEGYRRFATGVYALWYPVVLRQQIKRLLKDLEATGIRRILQIELAVLPDSDRHGMTASGMIVINPPWKLEAQMKSVLPWLHQVLVPEGTGHTRVEWVVPE; this comes from the coding sequence ATGCTCAGCTACCGCCACAGTTTTCACGCCGGCAACCACGCCGACGTGCTCAAGCATACCGTTCAAAGCCTGATCCTCAGCGCTCTGGCGGAGAAAGACAAACCCTTCCTGTACCTCGATACGCACGCCGGGGCGGGTCGTTACAAGCTGCAAAGCGAACACGCCGAGCGCACTGCCGAATATCAGGCGGGGATTGCCCGCATCTGGCAGCGGGACGACGTCCCTGCCGAGCTGGATGCCTACATGCAGGTGGTGCGTAACTACAACCCGCAGGGACAGCTGCGCTACTACCCGGGTTCTCCGCTGATCGCCCGCCATCTGATGCGCGATCACGACCGGCTGAACCTGAGCGAACTGCATCCGAGCGACTATCCGCTGCTGCGTCAGGAGTTCCAGCGTGATAATCGCGCCCGCGTGGTGCGTGAAGACGGCTATCAGCAGTTGAAAGCCCAGCTGCCGCCGCCGTCCCGCCGCGGACTGGTGCTGATCGACCCGCCTTATGAGTTAAAAAGCGATTATCAGGCGGTGGTGAAGGGAATTCACGAAGGTTACCGCCGCTTCGCGACCGGCGTATATGCGCTGTGGTATCCGGTCGTGTTGCGTCAGCAGATTAAACGGCTGCTGAAAGATCTGGAAGCGACCGGCATCCGCCGGATCCTGCAAATTGAGCTGGCCGTGTTGCCGGACAGCGATCGCCACGGTATGACCGCCTCGGGCATGATCGTCATTAACCCGCCGTGGAAGCTGGAAGCGCAGATGAAAAGCGTGCTGCCGTGGCTGCATCAGGTGCTGGTGCCGGAAGGCACCGGGCATACGCGCGTGGAATGGGTCGTGCCGGAGTAA
- the rnz gene encoding ribonuclease Z: MELIFLGTSAGIPTKARNVASLALDLQGPRPAFWLFDCGEGTQHQILHTCLSASKIEKIFITHLHGDHLFGLPGLLCSRAMAGCQAPLTLYGPAGLKTFIDNALSLSGSYLTYPMEVVEVASGPVCEDEHRVVTAYPMSHTLTCVGYRIEERPKPGALDVAQLTKEGIRPGPWFQSLKRGESVTLEDGRTLNGADYLGPSTPGRTLAIFGDTRPSEAGRLLAAGVDVMVHEATVEATMADRASERGHSTTEQAATLAREAGAGRLIITHISARYGQEDSERLLAECRTIFPATDMATDLATFQV, translated from the coding sequence ATGGAACTGATATTTTTAGGCACCAGCGCGGGCATCCCGACCAAAGCGCGCAATGTGGCCAGCCTGGCGCTGGATCTGCAAGGTCCGCGCCCTGCCTTCTGGCTGTTCGACTGCGGTGAGGGCACGCAGCATCAGATACTGCATACGTGTTTAAGCGCCAGCAAGATCGAGAAAATTTTCATCACGCATCTTCATGGCGACCATCTGTTTGGTCTGCCCGGCCTGCTGTGTTCCCGCGCCATGGCTGGTTGTCAGGCGCCGCTGACGCTCTACGGCCCCGCCGGACTGAAAACGTTCATCGACAATGCGCTGAGCCTGAGCGGCTCTTACCTCACTTATCCGATGGAGGTCGTCGAGGTCGCCTCCGGACCGGTTTGCGAAGACGAACACCGCGTAGTGACGGCCTACCCGATGTCGCACACGTTGACCTGCGTCGGGTATCGCATTGAAGAGCGGCCTAAACCCGGCGCGCTGGACGTGGCGCAACTGACGAAAGAGGGCATTCGCCCCGGGCCGTGGTTTCAGTCGTTGAAGCGCGGCGAGTCCGTCACGCTGGAGGATGGACGGACCTTAAACGGCGCCGATTACCTCGGTCCGTCCACGCCGGGCCGAACGCTCGCGATATTCGGCGATACCCGCCCTTCGGAAGCCGGGCGCTTGCTGGCCGCCGGGGTGGATGTGATGGTGCACGAAGCGACGGTAGAGGCTACTATGGCCGATCGCGCCAGCGAGCGCGGTCATTCCACGACGGAACAGGCGGCGACGTTGGCGCGGGAAGCCGGGGCGGGGCGTTTGATTATCACCCATATCAGCGCGCGATACGGTCAGGAAGACAGTGAACGGCTGCTGGCGGAGTGCCGGACGATTTTCCCGGCCACGGACATGGCTACCGATCTGGCGACGTTTCAGGTGTAG
- the gorA gene encoding glutathione-disulfide reductase, translating into MTKHYDYLAIGGGSGGIASINRAAMYGKKCALIEAKYLGGTCVNVGCVPKKVMWHAAQIAEAIHHYGPDYGFDVTVNGFNWDTLVKNRSAYIDRIHHSYDNVLGKNQVEVIRGFARFVDAHTVAVNGETITADHILIATGGRPTLPDVPGAQYGISSDGFFELDALPRRVAVVGAGYIAVEIAGVLNALGAETHLFVRKYAPLRQFDPLIVETLVEVMKAEGPSLHTESTPKAVVKNADGSLTLQLEDGKTQTVDCLVWAIGRQPATDNLNLEAAGVALDDRGYVKVDKFQNTNVPGIYAVGDNTGAVELTPVAVAAGRRLSERLFNNKPNEHLDYSNIPTVVFSHPPIGTVGMTEPQARAKYGDEQVKVYQSSFTAMYTAVTQHRQPCRMKLVCVGPEEKVVGVHGIGFGVDEMLQGFAVAVKMGATKQDFDNTVAIHPTGAEEFVTMR; encoded by the coding sequence ATGACCAAACATTATGACTATCTCGCCATTGGCGGCGGCAGCGGCGGCATTGCCTCCATTAACCGTGCGGCCATGTACGGCAAGAAATGCGCGTTGATTGAAGCCAAATATCTGGGCGGGACCTGTGTGAACGTAGGCTGCGTACCGAAAAAGGTGATGTGGCATGCGGCGCAGATCGCCGAGGCTATTCACCACTACGGCCCCGACTATGGTTTTGACGTCACGGTCAACGGCTTCAACTGGGACACGCTGGTGAAAAACCGCAGTGCCTACATCGACCGTATCCATCACTCCTACGACAACGTGCTGGGTAAGAACCAGGTTGAGGTGATCCGCGGTTTCGCCCGTTTCGTGGATGCCCACACGGTGGCAGTGAACGGCGAGACGATCACCGCCGACCACATCCTGATCGCCACCGGCGGCCGCCCGACGTTGCCGGATGTCCCCGGTGCGCAATACGGCATTAGCTCCGACGGGTTCTTTGAACTGGATGCGCTGCCGCGGCGCGTCGCCGTGGTTGGCGCGGGCTACATCGCCGTAGAAATCGCCGGCGTGCTGAACGCGCTGGGCGCGGAAACCCACCTGTTCGTGCGTAAATATGCGCCGCTGCGCCAGTTCGATCCGCTGATTGTGGAAACGCTGGTGGAAGTGATGAAGGCGGAAGGGCCGTCGCTGCACACCGAGTCGACGCCTAAAGCGGTGGTGAAAAACGCCGACGGCAGCCTGACGCTGCAGCTGGAAGACGGCAAAACGCAGACGGTGGACTGCCTGGTTTGGGCGATTGGCCGTCAACCCGCCACCGATAACCTCAACCTTGAGGCGGCGGGCGTCGCGCTGGACGATCGCGGTTATGTGAAGGTCGATAAATTCCAGAATACTAACGTTCCCGGCATCTACGCCGTGGGCGACAACACGGGTGCGGTCGAGCTGACGCCGGTGGCTGTGGCGGCGGGGCGTCGTCTGTCGGAGCGCCTGTTCAACAACAAGCCGAATGAGCATCTGGACTACAGCAACATCCCCACCGTCGTCTTCAGCCATCCGCCTATCGGCACCGTGGGGATGACCGAACCGCAGGCGCGTGCGAAGTACGGTGACGAGCAGGTCAAAGTCTACCAATCCTCCTTTACCGCGATGTACACCGCCGTCACGCAGCACCGTCAGCCGTGCCGCATGAAATTAGTGTGTGTCGGTCCGGAAGAGAAAGTGGTGGGCGTTCACGGCATCGGTTTCGGCGTGGATGAAATGCTGCAGGGCTTCGCCGTCGCGGTGAAAATGGGGGCCACCAAGCAGGATTTCGACAACACCGTCGCCATCCACCCGACCGGGGCGGAAGAGTTCGTCACCATGCGTTAA
- a CDS encoding PTS ascorbate transporter subunit IIC — MLQFIMKDVLGTPAILVGLFSLLGLVLQKKPFSEVVSGTLKTIMGFLILIAGANVISSTLTVFSQLFTHSFNMHGVVPNNDVVAALAQANFGTETAMIMVFGMIVNIILARITPLKYIFLTGHHTLYMAALLAVILSTGGMRGVSLIATGAIILGALMVISPAILQPFTRKITQSDDLAIGHFGSTGYLLAALVGKAVGKGSPSTEELKVPKTLNFLRDSSVAISLTMMILFIVLALFAGKEYTESQVSGGQNYLIFAIIQSITFAAGVYVILAGVRMVIAEIVPAFKGIADKLVKDAKPALDCPTVFPFAPNAVIIGFLCSFLAGLISMFLCPLFGLSVIVPGLVPHFFCGATAGIYGNITGGRRGAVIGSFVQGLLISFLPAILLPLMGSLGLAATTFGDADFGIVGIILGNVVALFH; from the coding sequence ATGTTGCAGTTTATTATGAAGGATGTGCTGGGTACGCCCGCCATTCTGGTTGGGCTGTTTTCCCTGTTGGGACTGGTGCTGCAGAAGAAACCCTTCTCTGAGGTGGTTTCCGGCACGCTGAAAACCATCATGGGCTTTTTGATTCTGATCGCCGGGGCCAACGTCATTTCCTCCACGCTGACGGTGTTCAGTCAGCTGTTCACCCACTCCTTTAATATGCACGGCGTCGTGCCCAACAACGACGTTGTTGCAGCGCTGGCGCAGGCTAATTTCGGCACAGAAACCGCGATGATCATGGTCTTCGGCATGATTGTGAACATTATTCTGGCGCGGATTACGCCGCTGAAATATATCTTCCTGACCGGCCACCACACGCTGTATATGGCGGCGCTGCTGGCGGTGATCCTGTCCACCGGCGGCATGCGCGGCGTCAGCCTGATCGCGACGGGCGCCATCATTCTCGGCGCGCTGATGGTCATCAGCCCGGCCATCCTGCAGCCCTTTACCCGTAAGATCACCCAGTCGGATGATTTGGCTATCGGCCACTTCGGCTCCACGGGTTATCTGCTGGCGGCGCTGGTGGGTAAGGCGGTTGGGAAAGGCAGCCCGTCTACGGAAGAGCTGAAAGTCCCGAAAACGCTGAACTTCCTGCGCGACTCTTCGGTCGCGATTTCGCTGACCATGATGATTCTGTTCATCGTGCTGGCGCTGTTCGCAGGTAAGGAGTACACCGAAAGTCAGGTAAGCGGCGGACAAAATTACCTGATTTTCGCCATCATTCAGTCCATCACCTTCGCCGCCGGGGTCTACGTCATTTTGGCCGGGGTGCGGATGGTGATTGCGGAAATCGTCCCCGCGTTCAAGGGCATTGCGGACAAGCTGGTGAAAGACGCCAAGCCCGCGCTGGACTGTCCGACCGTGTTCCCGTTCGCCCCCAACGCCGTGATTATCGGCTTCCTGTGTAGCTTCCTGGCGGGCCTGATCAGCATGTTCCTCTGCCCGTTGTTCGGCCTGAGCGTGATCGTCCCCGGACTGGTCCCGCACTTCTTCTGCGGCGCGACCGCCGGGATTTACGGCAACATCACCGGCGGACGCCGCGGCGCGGTGATCGGTTCCTTCGTACAAGGTTTGCTGATCTCCTTCCTGCCGGCGATTCTGCTGCCGCTGATGGGGTCGCTGGGACTGGCGGCCACCACGTTCGGCGACGCTGACTTCGGCATCGTGGGGATTATTCTCGGCAATGTGGTTGCACTGTTCCACTAA
- a CDS encoding PTS sugar transporter subunit IIB, whose amino-acid sequence MKKILIVCGNGLGSSFIVEMNVKKIVAELGKEAEVSHTDLTSAKSERPDIIFGAKDIVEQIQGSDAQIFGLTNLLDNNKIREILAANL is encoded by the coding sequence ATGAAAAAGATCCTCATTGTGTGCGGTAACGGGCTCGGCAGCAGCTTTATTGTCGAAATGAACGTCAAAAAAATCGTGGCGGAATTAGGCAAGGAAGCCGAGGTCAGCCATACCGATCTGACCTCCGCCAAGTCGGAACGCCCGGACATCATTTTCGGCGCCAAGGACATCGTGGAACAAATACAAGGCTCCGACGCCCAAATATTCGGCCTGACCAACCTGTTGGATAACAACAAGATCAGAGAAATTCTGGCTGCCAACCTGTAA
- a CDS encoding PTS sugar transporter subunit IIA, with protein sequence MLATWLTPKTIHIVDRVSHWQEALTLAAEPLLADGAIAQDYLEAIISTHQSLGPYYVIAPGLALPHARPEQGANKNGLSLLCIREGVNFESEENDPVTVVIMLCALTGDEHIRMITELAALFSDEETLKQLLAASSLPAIQAIIENY encoded by the coding sequence ATGCTCGCTACATGGCTGACGCCCAAGACCATCCACATCGTGGACCGTGTTTCCCACTGGCAAGAAGCCCTCACGCTGGCGGCGGAACCGTTGCTGGCCGACGGCGCAATCGCTCAGGACTATCTGGAGGCGATTATCAGCACCCATCAGTCGCTGGGGCCGTACTACGTGATTGCGCCCGGACTGGCGCTGCCCCACGCCCGACCCGAGCAGGGTGCCAATAAAAACGGGCTGTCGCTGCTGTGCATCCGCGAAGGGGTGAATTTTGAGTCGGAGGAAAACGACCCGGTGACGGTCGTGATTATGCTGTGCGCCCTCACGGGAGACGAACATATCCGGATGATTACCGAGCTGGCGGCGCTGTTCAGCGACGAAGAGACGCTGAAACAGCTGCTGGCCGCTTCTTCCCTTCCCGCCATTCAGGCGATTATCGAAAACTATTAA
- a CDS encoding LacI family DNA-binding transcriptional regulator: MREKRRRNTGKSTLADVARRVGVSAMTASRALRMPEKVSPVLREKIATAMAELDYVPNLAASALASASSQLILMVVPSFATPGCAQVSEALQAVLKEAEYSMMLVEADHSASGERQLIERLLAYHPAAMVHFNFDSTDEGRRLLINSGLPVMQVGALHPQPLDVSVGVDYAQAVAALVYHLARSGYRHLGLLCSQTSGTMLKQMMHGWHSAMLAVNHSPHRVIATTEPPAFAAGHQRLPDIRLTWPELDVLICTTDEVACGVIMACHAEGVDVPSQLAVASLGGGDLSAVCSPPLTTVALPYRQMGTLAGEQLLVELRGQEVEARQPLPAPLVVRASTRQR, from the coding sequence ATGAGAGAAAAGCGGCGGCGTAACACGGGGAAGAGCACGCTGGCCGATGTCGCCCGGCGGGTGGGCGTCAGCGCGATGACGGCGTCCCGGGCGCTGCGGATGCCGGAGAAAGTGTCGCCGGTGCTGCGTGAGAAGATCGCGACAGCGATGGCGGAGCTGGATTACGTGCCTAATCTGGCGGCGAGCGCGCTGGCTTCGGCCTCGTCGCAGCTGATCCTCATGGTGGTGCCTTCTTTTGCGACGCCGGGATGCGCGCAAGTGTCGGAAGCGCTGCAAGCCGTGCTGAAAGAAGCGGAGTACAGCATGATGCTGGTGGAGGCGGACCACTCCGCCAGCGGCGAGCGGCAGCTGATCGAGCGCCTGCTCGCCTATCATCCTGCCGCGATGGTGCATTTTAATTTCGACAGCACGGACGAAGGACGGCGACTGTTGATCAACTCCGGTCTGCCGGTGATGCAGGTGGGCGCGCTTCATCCGCAGCCGCTGGACGTCAGCGTCGGCGTCGACTACGCCCAGGCGGTGGCGGCGCTGGTGTATCATCTGGCGAGAAGCGGGTATCGGCATCTGGGGCTGCTGTGCAGCCAGACCAGCGGTACGATGCTCAAACAGATGATGCACGGTTGGCACAGCGCGATGCTGGCCGTCAATCATTCGCCGCATCGGGTTATCGCCACAACGGAGCCGCCAGCGTTCGCCGCCGGTCACCAGCGGCTGCCGGACATTCGTCTGACCTGGCCGGAGCTGGACGTGCTGATCTGCACCACGGATGAAGTCGCCTGCGGCGTGATCATGGCCTGCCATGCGGAAGGGGTGGATGTTCCCAGCCAGCTGGCGGTGGCCAGCCTCGGCGGCGGCGATCTTTCCGCCGTGTGTTCGCCGCCGTTAACCACGGTCGCGCTGCCCTATCGGCAGATGGGGACGCTAGCCGGTGAACAACTGTTGGTGGAGCTGCGGGGGCAGGAGGTCGAAGCGAGGCAGCCGCTTCCGGCGCCGCTGGTGGTGCGGGCTAGCACCCGCCAACGCTAG
- a CDS encoding aminotransferase class V-fold PLP-dependent enzyme — translation MTLTIPEALIPADPRFGCGPSLIHLDDLTRLMDKGPHLLGTSHRKAPVRALCGEIQEGLRSLLSVPDDYSIVLGNGGATLLFDMVGLGMVKKRIVHHVCGEFSGKWFKASRRIPWIEAASLEVDYGQGHREFSTADADVVTCTLNETSTGVMNTTLPEVGDDCLLAVDATSGAGQIACDLSRVDVFLFSPQKVFASEGGLFVAILSPKAKARIAEIAADKTRYIPVFADWQIALNNSEQQQTYNTPATVTLFLFAEQVKRMSALGFAEVQRQAAAKAEHLYQWATDRDYLTPYVEDPAFRSTTVAAIDVADAISVDQLTRYLDEHGLVHGIEGYRALGRNQLRIALFHNIALDDVRKLTALIDFLISSGEFNVA, via the coding sequence ATGACGCTCACCATTCCCGAGGCGCTTATCCCCGCCGATCCTCGTTTCGGCTGCGGCCCCTCGCTCATCCACCTTGATGATTTAACCCGCCTAATGGACAAAGGTCCCCATCTGCTGGGCACCAGCCACCGCAAAGCGCCGGTACGCGCGCTGTGCGGCGAGATTCAGGAAGGACTGCGTTCGCTGCTGTCCGTCCCGGACGACTACAGCATCGTACTGGGCAACGGCGGCGCGACGCTGTTGTTCGATATGGTCGGGCTGGGAATGGTGAAAAAACGTATCGTTCACCACGTCTGCGGTGAGTTCTCAGGGAAATGGTTTAAAGCCTCCAGGCGCATTCCGTGGATTGAGGCCGCCAGCCTGGAAGTGGACTACGGGCAAGGGCACCGCGAATTCAGCACCGCCGACGCCGACGTTGTGACCTGTACGCTGAACGAGACCTCCACCGGCGTGATGAACACGACGCTGCCCGAGGTGGGCGATGATTGTCTGCTGGCCGTGGATGCGACCAGCGGCGCCGGTCAAATCGCCTGCGACCTGTCGCGCGTCGACGTGTTCCTGTTCTCCCCGCAGAAAGTGTTCGCCAGCGAAGGCGGGCTTTTCGTCGCCATCCTGTCGCCGAAGGCCAAAGCGCGGATCGCGGAGATTGCCGCCGATAAGACGCGCTATATTCCCGTCTTCGCCGACTGGCAGATTGCGCTCAACAACAGTGAACAACAGCAGACTTACAATACGCCGGCGACCGTCACCCTGTTCCTGTTCGCCGAACAGGTGAAACGCATGAGCGCGCTCGGGTTTGCCGAAGTGCAGCGTCAGGCCGCCGCCAAAGCGGAGCACCTCTACCAGTGGGCCACCGACAGGGACTATCTGACGCCTTACGTGGAAGATCCGGCCTTCCGCTCCACCACCGTCGCGGCGATTGACGTGGCCGACGCCATTTCCGTCGACCAGTTGACCCGCTATCTGGACGAGCATGGGCTGGTGCATGGCATCGAAGGGTATCGGGCGCTGGGACGCAACCAACTGCGTATCGCCCTGTTCCATAACATCGCGCTCGACGATGTGAGAAAGCTGACCGCGCTGATCGACTTCCTGATAAGCAGCGGTGAGTTCAACGTCGCTTAA
- the glk gene encoding glucokinase: MHQHALVGDVGGTNARLALCQLDDGAISRSKQYSVDDFPSLEAVINAFLSEHSELTIKSGCIAIACPVVDDWVAMTNHYWAFSINELQQRLGFDRLDVINDFTAVSMAIPVLREEDVIQLGGGSAEAGKPVAVYGAGTGLGVAHLLPVAGKWISLPGEGGHVDFAPNSEEEDDILSVLRQEMGHVSAERVLSGPGLVNIYRAVVKADGRMPEDLSPKAVSERALADDCIDCRRALSLFCVMLGRFGGNLALTMGTFGGVYIAGGIVPRFMAFFRHSGFRAAFEDKGRFKDYLAPIPVFMISHKHPGLLGAGAYLRQALGYTL; the protein is encoded by the coding sequence ATGCACCAGCATGCATTGGTGGGTGATGTGGGTGGAACGAACGCCCGCCTGGCGCTTTGTCAGTTGGATGACGGAGCGATTTCGCGCAGCAAACAATACTCGGTCGACGACTTTCCGAGCCTGGAAGCGGTGATCAACGCTTTTTTGTCCGAACATAGCGAACTGACGATCAAAAGCGGCTGTATCGCCATTGCCTGCCCGGTGGTGGACGACTGGGTGGCGATGACCAATCACTACTGGGCGTTTTCCATTAACGAGCTGCAACAGCGGCTGGGGTTTGATCGTCTGGACGTCATCAACGACTTTACGGCGGTCAGCATGGCGATCCCGGTGCTGCGGGAGGAGGACGTGATCCAACTTGGCGGCGGTAGCGCCGAAGCGGGCAAACCCGTGGCGGTGTACGGTGCGGGAACGGGACTCGGCGTGGCCCACCTACTGCCGGTGGCGGGCAAGTGGATCAGCCTTCCCGGCGAGGGCGGCCATGTGGACTTCGCGCCTAACAGCGAGGAAGAGGACGACATCCTCTCCGTGCTGCGTCAGGAAATGGGCCATGTGTCGGCGGAGCGCGTGCTTTCCGGTCCGGGGCTGGTCAATATCTATCGCGCGGTGGTGAAGGCCGATGGCCGCATGCCGGAGGATCTGAGTCCCAAAGCGGTATCGGAACGGGCGCTGGCAGATGACTGTATCGACTGCCGTCGCGCATTATCGCTGTTCTGCGTCATGCTGGGGCGTTTCGGCGGCAATCTGGCGCTGACGATGGGCACGTTCGGGGGCGTCTATATCGCGGGCGGCATCGTGCCTCGATTTATGGCGTTCTTCCGTCACTCCGGCTTCCGGGCGGCGTTTGAGGACAAAGGGCGTTTCAAAGACTATCTCGCGCCAATCCCGGTCTTCATGATCTCTCACAAACATCCCGGCCTGCTGGGTGCCGGCGCCTATCTGCGTCAGGCGCTGGGCTATACGCTCTGA